One window of Medicago truncatula cultivar Jemalong A17 chromosome 2, MtrunA17r5.0-ANR, whole genome shotgun sequence genomic DNA carries:
- the LOC11413242 gene encoding LOB domain-containing protein 1, producing MENDTNTQISSLPFSQSPTSSQPPMAPQVVMSPCAACKILRRRCAEKCVLAPYFPPTEPSKFTTAHRVFGASNIIKFLQELPESQRADAVSSMVYEASARIRDPVYGCAGAICHLQKEVNELQAQLAKSQAELINMQLQQSNLLALICMEMKETPNESPQQSMDNFISSPAYSSDYQNNLNFFEDNTSQNSLWEPLWT from the exons ATGGAGAATGACACAAACACTCAAATTTCCTCCCTTCCATTTTCTCAATCTCCAACATCTTCACAACCACCTATGGCTCCTCAAGTAGTCATGAGTCCTTGTGCTGCTTGCAAGATTTTAAGAAGAAGATGTGCTGAGAAATGTGTTTTGGCACCTTATTTCCCTCCCACGGAACCTTCCAAATTTACCACTGCTCACCGTGTATTTGGTGCTAGCAACATCATCAAGTTCTTACAG GAACTTCCTGAGTCTCAAAGAGCTGATGCAGTTAGTAGCATGGTTTATGAAGCCAGTGCAAGGATAAGAGACCCTGTTTATGGATGTGCAGGTGCAATTTGTCACCTCCAAAAGGAAGTCAATGAGCTTCAAGCACAACTAGCTAAGTCACAAGCTGAGCTTATTAACATGCAATTACAACAATCCAATCTCCTAGCTTTGATTTGCATGGAAATGAAAGAAACTCCAAATGAATCTCCACAACAATCAATGGACAACTTCATTTCAAGTCCTGCCTATAGCAGTGATTATCAAAATAATCTCAACTTCTTTGAGGACAACACTAGCCAAAATTCATTGTGGGAGCCTCTTTGGACATGA
- the LOC11418051 gene encoding carbamoyl-phosphate synthase large chain, chloroplastic — MSMAYSITHFHKLPLHSSPIFSPIPRFPSNLSLPFPSLLNKSSQKPLSISTTTNAAATTITTAPPPSQQPQTQPIHGKRTDIKKILILGAGPIVIGQACEFDYSGTQACKALREEGYEVILINSNPATIMTDPETADRTYITPMTPELVEQVLESERPDALLPTMGGQTALNLAVALAESGALEKYGVELIGAKLEAIKKAEDRELFKQAMKNIGIKTPPSGTCSTLEECMQIANQIEFPLIVRPAFTLGGTGGGIAYNREDLMEICKAGIAASLTNQVLIEKSLLGWKEYELEVMRDLADNVVIICSIENIDPMGVHTGDSITVAPAQTLTDKEYQRLRDYSIAIIREIGVECGGSNVQFAVNPVDGEVMVIEMNPRVSRSSALASKATGFPIAKMAAKLSVGYSLDQIPNDITKKTPASFEPSIDYVVTKIPRFAFEKFPGSQPILTTQMKSVGESMAVGRTFQESFQKAVRSLEHGHAGWGCGAVKELDYDWEQLKYNLRVPNPERIHAVYAAMKKGMQIDEIFELSFIDRWFLRQLKELVDVENFLMSNNLSDLTDLDFYEVKRRGFSDKQIAFATKSNEKEVRSRRLSLGVVPAYKRVDTCAAEFEANTPYMYSSYDFECESAPTTRKKVLILGGGPNRIGQGIEFDYCCCHASFSLQAAGYETIMVNSNPETVSTDYDTSDRLYFEPLTVEDVLNIIDLERPDGIIVQFGGQTPLKLALPLQRYLDEHKPACASGDGHVRIWGTSPDSIDVAEDRERFNVMLHELQIEHPKGGIARSEADALAIAAEIGYPVVVRPSYVLGGRAMEIVYSDERLVTYLETAVEVDPERPVLIDKYLSDACEIDIDALADSQGNVVIGGIMEHIEQAGIHSGDSACSIPTRTVSSSSLETIRSWTEKLAKKLNVVGLMNCQYAITPSGNVFLLEANPRASRTVPFVSKAIGHPLAKYASLVMSGKSLHDIKFTKEVIPKHVSVKEAVLPFSKFPGCDIFLSPEMRSTGEVMGIDPSYNIAFAKAQIAAGQKLPLSGSVFLSLNDLTKPHLEKIAKAFIDIGFQIVATAGTALALKFCNIPAVLVLKLHEGRPHAGDMIANGDIQLMVVTSSDDALDRIDGLALRRMALDYKVPIVTTVNGALATAEAIKSLKSNSIKMIALQDFIVDELQE; from the exons ATGTCAATGGCTTATTCCATCACCCATTTCCACAAACTTCCACTCCATTCCTCTCCAATTTTCTCTCCCATTCCTCGCTTTCCCTCTAATCTTTCCCTCCCATTCCCCTCccttctcaacaaatcctctcaAAAACCTCTCTCCATTTCCACCACCACCAACGCCGCCGCAACAACCATCACCACCGCACCACCACCATCACAACAACCACAAACCCAACCAATACACGGAAAAAGAACCGATATAAAAAAGATCCTTATCCTCGGCGCAGGACCAATTGTAATAGGTCAAGCATGCGAATTCGATTACTCAGGAACACAAGCATGCAAAGCATTACGCGAAGAAGGTTACGAAGTTATTCTAATAAACTCAAATCCAGCAACAATCATGACAGATCCAGAAACTGCTGATAGAACTTATATCACACCCATGACTCCTGAATTAGTCGAACAGGTTCTCGAATCCGAACGCCCCGACGCACTTCTCCCGACCATGGGCGGCCAAACCGCTCTTAATTTGGCCGTTGCGTTGGCCGAGAGTGGTGCGTTGGAGAAATACGGAGTTGAGTTAATTGGTGCTAAATTGGAAGCTATTAAAAAAGCTGAAGATAGAGAGCTTTTTAAACAAGCTATGAAGAATATTGGGATAAAAACACCACCTTCTGGTACTTGTAGTACATTAGAAGAGTGTATGCAGATTGCGAATCAAATCGAGTTTCCTTTGATTGTTAGACCGGCTTTTACGCTGGGAGGAACCGGTGGTGGGATTGCATATAATCGCGAAGATTTGATGGAGATTTGTAAAGCTGGGATAGCTGCTAGTTTGACTAATCAGGTTTTGATTGAGAAATCATTGTTGGGTTGGAAGGAATATGAGCTTGAGGTTATGAGAGATTTAGCTGATAATGTTGTGATTATTTGTTCTATTGAGAATATTGATCCTATGGGTGTTCATACTGGTGATTCCATTACGGTTGCTCCAGCGCAGACTTTGACTGATAAGGAGTATCAGCGATTGAGAGATTATTCCATTGCAATTATTAGGGAAATTGGTGTGGAGTGTGGTGGTTCTAATGTTCAATTTGCTGTTAATCCTGTGGATGGTGAGGTTATGGTGATTGAGATGAATCCTAGAGTTTCTAGGTCTTCTGCTCTTGCTAGTAAGGCTACTGGGTTTCCAATAGCGAAGATGGCTGCAAAGTTGTCTGTTGGTTATTCTTTGGATCAAATTCCGAATGATATAACTAAAAAGACACCTGCTAGTTTTGAGCCTTCTATTGATTATGTGGTTACTAAG ATTCCTCGGtttgcttttgaaaaatttcCCGGTTCTCAGCCAATATTAACAACACAGATGAAATCAGTTGGAGAGTCAATGGCAGTGGGGCGAACCTTCCAGGAGTCCTTTCAAAAAGCTGTGCGCTCTCTAGAACACGGCCACGCTGGATGGGGTTGTGGAGCGGTGAAGGAGTTGGACTATGACTGGGAACAATTGAAGTATAACCTCCGGGTTCCTAATCCGGAGCGCATCCATGCTGTATATGCTGCAATGAAGAAAGGGATGCAAATTGATGAAATCTTTGAGCTGAGTTTTATTGATAGATGGTTTCTCAGGCAGTTGAAGGAGCTAGTTGATGTCGAAAATTTCTTGATGTCGAATAATCTGTCTGATTTGACGGATCTCGATTTTTATGAGGTAAAAAGAAGAGGATTTAGTGATAAACAGATAGCATTTGCAACCAAGTCCAACGAGAAAGAAGTCCGAAGTAGACGGCTATCTCTTGGTGTTGTTCCAGCATATAAGCGAGTTGATACCTGTGCTGCAGAGTTTGAAGCCAATACTCCTTATATGTACTCATCTTATGATTTTGAGTGTGAATCAGCTCCCACTACAAGAAAGAAGGTTTTGATTTTGGGTGGAGGACCAAATAGAATCGGTCAAGGGATTGAGTTTGACTATTGTTGCTGTCATGCATCCTTTTCTCTCCAG GCAGCAGGATATGAGACAATCATGGTGAATTCAAATCCCGAGACTGTATCCACAGATTACGACACTAGTGATCGTCTCTACTTTGAACCCTTGACTGTTGAAGATGTTTTGAACATTATTGATTTGGAAAGGCCTGATGGTATCATTGTACAGTTTGGAGGTCAAACACCACTGAAACTAGCTCTCCCTCTACAACGATACCTAGATGAACACAAGCCAGCGTGCGCCAGTGGGGATGGTCATGTTCGCATTTGGGGAACATCTCCTGATTCTATTGATGTTGCTGAAGATAGAGAGAGGTTCAATGTGATGCTTCATGAACTACAGATTGAACACCCAAAAGGAGGAATTGCTAGGAGTGAAGCTGATGCACTTGCCATTGCAGCAGAAATTGGATACCCGGTTGTTGTTCGCCCTTCTTATGTTTTGGGTGGTCGAGCAATGGAAATTGTATATAGCGACGAAAGACTTGTGACATACCTTGAAACTGCTGTTGAGGTGGATCCAGAACGCCCTGTCCTTATTGACAAGTATTTGTCTGATGCCTGTGAGATTGATATTGATGCGCTGGCTGACTCGCAAGGCAATGTAGTTATCGGTGGGATAATGGAGCACATCGAACAGGCTGGGATACATTCCGGTGACTCTGCCTGTTCTATTCCCACAAGAActgtttcatcttcttccttggaGACAATCAGGTCATGGACTGAAAAATTGGCCAAAAAACTGAATGTGGTTGGGCTCATGAATTGTCAGTATGCAATAACTCCATCTGGGAATGTATTTTTGCTTGAGGCCAACCCTCGAGCCTCTCGTACCGTGCCATTTGTATCCAAAGCAATTGGCCACCCCTTGGCTAAATACGCTTCCCTTGTCATGTCTGGAAAGTCTCTTCATGATATAAAGTTTACAAAAGAGGTTATTCCTAAACACGTGTCAGTCAAGGAAGCAGTTCTTCCCTTTTCAAAGTTTCCAGGCTGTGACATCTTTCTAAGTCCTGAGATGCGTAGTACTGGTGAGGTCATGGGTATTGACCCTTCATATAATATTGCATTTGCTAAGGCTCAAATTGCTGCTGGTCAGAAGTTACCACTATCTGGTAGTGTGTTCCTTAGCTTGAATGACTTAACAAAGCCTCACCTTGAGAAGATTGCAAAGGCTTTTATTGATATTGGATTTCAGATTGTTGCTACTGCTGGAACAGCTCTTGCTCTTAAATTCTGCAATATCCCTGCTGTGCTAGTATTGAAGCTACATGAAGGAAGGCCTCATGCTGGTGACATGATAGCTAATGGAGACATTCAGCTGATGGTTGTAACTAGTTCAGATGACGCACTTGATCGTATAGATGGTCTGGCTCTGAGGAGGATGGCTTTGGATTACAAGGTTCCTATTGTGACAACAGTTAATGGTGCTCTGGCAACTGCCGAAGCAATAAAGAGCTTGAAGTCCAATTCTATCAAAATGATTGCTCTTCAGGACTTCATTGTTGATGAACTTCAGGAGTGA